In Oncorhynchus tshawytscha isolate Ot180627B linkage group LG01, Otsh_v2.0, whole genome shotgun sequence, the genomic stretch taaaggcattgtctgtatataTTTGTTTGTCCTTTTCCCTCAggattgtcccagccatatccgcggcagcaggaagaattaagtcctccacaatagtatgaggcttgcctgtcctagccactcggtagctcaccatataagaaaGTTCTAGCTCCTTCtaattaatggtatctgttgcttttatacatgtcttactgcTCGAACGtcgtctttattctcgctcaaaaaactcccgtggcttatttttcaaattgtcatgtttcatTTATAAAGGTCTGTGCAAGGGGGGAAGGTTTCCTGCGacagagtaacggttaatgtgattggatgttaattatttgactaggctacctgtatttgacattgtgtttttttctgaacagtagatgttttaattttatttttggcagtgaaacgaggctactcaggtgagaaaaactCACCCAAACTCACCCaaatagccccgttggaaaatataaatgtactgtttaaaaatgtgaagaattaaaatatatatatatatatatatatataaaaattcaaatcacatttttatttggcgtacccccgacggcattggtgcgtgtaccccagtttgggagcccctgctctagggcaatggggtctagatggaatttgtatttgtggtcctggcgactggaccttttttggaacaccattatttttgtcttactgagatttactgtcagggcccatgtgtggcagaatctgtgcagaaggtttaggtgctgctgtagaccttccttggttggtgacagaagcaccagatcatcagcaaacagtagacatttgacttcagattctagtagggtgaggccgggtgctgcagactgttctagtgccctcaccaattcgttgatatataggTTTAatagggtggggcttaagctgcatccatgtctcaccccccggccctgtggaaagaaatgtgtgttttttgccaattttaaccgcacacttgttgtttgtgtacatggattttataatgtcttgtgttttttccccaacaccactttccatcagtttgtatagcagactctCATGCCAAATGGAGCCaaaggctttttttaaatcaacaaagcatgagaaggctttgcctttgttttgtttttttgtttgtcaattagggtgtgcagggtgaatacgtgatctgtcgtacagtaatttggtaaaaagccaatttgacatttgctcagtacattgtttttactgaggaaatgtacgagtctgttgttaatgataatgcagagtattttcccaaggttgctgttaacgcatatcccacagtagttattggggtcaaatttgtctccttttttgtggattggggtgatcagtccttggttccaaatattggggaagatgccagagctaaggatgatgctaaagagttttagtatagccaatttgaaatttgttgtctgtatgttTTATCCTTTCATTGAGtataccatcaccaccacaggccttttttgaGGTTGGtctaacactttttgggttagtctttaatagttgattctaatatttgtatctctctctctctctctctctctctctctctctctctctctctctctctcagtctctcagtctttctctctcaattcaattcaattcaagggcttcattggcatgggaaacatatgttaacattgccaaagcaagtgaagtagataataaacaaagttaaataaacaatacaaattaatctctatctctctctctctctctttgcctgtctctctcactcactcgctgtctctccatcttcacCTGTAAGTAACCTAAAACAGTGGGTTAGGGCAGTGGTTCTCAACCATGGGTACTAGGACCCCTTGGGGTACTTGAcatatccacagggggtacttgagaagactcatgagatcataggcctactggtaaagtgcacatgagggggtacttcaggggcaCTCCGGGCAAAATTCAGTTGCTGGTACAATAGGGTGAGGGGGGAGGGCCCTGGCTAGAGCAGTAGCCCTCATCAGCCaacttcccccctctctctatctggccTGCTTCCTATCTAAACCACAGCAGCCCACCGCAATAGCCTCCACTCTAACTTTAGGATGTTGATCTCATCTGACTGACAGTGGAAGAGCTACATGTGTACTAATCTCCCAAAGAGCTGCACTTTGCTGGACCCCAAGAAGAGTGGCTgctgaactaatggggatccataataaatgcaCATACTGCAACACACTGCAAAACACGGcctgaaagcctttttaaattcTTATCAACAGATCACAGGATGCCACTGACCTTCTCACAGAGGATCTGGTTATGGTGAGTTAAATCTGATTATAAAGGGGGATAGAGGATCTCATTATGGTGAGTTAAGGCTGATTATAAAGGGGGATAGAGGATCTCGTTATGGTGAGTTGGGGCTGATTATAAAGGGGGATAGAgaaggagggggatagaggaggataTAGGATTTGGTTATGGTGCATTAAGGCAGATTATAAAGGGGGATAGCAGTCGCTCAGTTCACTACGTGAAGGGTGAATACATTTGGGACCTAGCTCACACTGTGAACATAAGACACACTCTATATCTGTCATTTTCATTGGTCTTAGGTGGAGCAGCGGGTGGAGCCAGCCAAGAAGGCAGCGCAGGTTATTCACAAGAAGCTGCTTGGCTGTCTGCAGAGTCAACTAGGGCTGGACACAGAGAGACGAATGGTAACATCTCCTCTTTTTCACCTTTCATCCCTTCCCTTTGACTTACATCTGTTATGATTATCAATACAAAACTATGTCTCTCTCCAGAAAAAACTCCCTCTCATGCTGCTCTCTGTTAGCATGGCTGAGAGCTTTAAAGACTTTGATGCAGACTCTTCTATCAGGTACTTTATGTAGCCAAACCATTTATTCATCATCCAAATGATCAGTCAAACATTAGTCAATTAATTAATCAGCCTATTTCCTCTCTGATAGGAAAGTGTTGGAGATGTGTTGCTTCATGGAGAACCATCTGGCCAAAACACTGGCTGAATTTGAGCTGAAGCTGGAGAAGGAGGTTTTGGAGCCTCTCAATAAGCTCAGTGAGGTAAGGGCTGCAGGAGCAAGAGGCTTTCAGACACTTTTGGATGAAAATGAAAGTTTGTGATTATGTAgtatcacatcaaatcaaacgttatttgtcacatgtgccgaatacaacaggtgttaccttaccttcaccttactgtgaaatgcttatttacaagctcTTAGCCAACAATGTCGTTTTTTTAAGAAAAATACTtactaaataaagtaaaaaaataaaagagcaacaataaaataacaataaccaggctatatacagagggtaccggtactgagttgaggtaatttgtacatgtaggtaggggtaaagtgactatgtacagTGTAGATAatgaacagcgagtagcagcagcgcaaaaaaatgcaaatagtctgggtagccttttgattagttgttcagcataTAAATACTAACTCTGTTTCCATCTGTAGGAAGACCTTCCAGAGATTCTCAAAAACAAGAAGCAGTTTGCAAAACTCACAATGGACTGGCACAATGCACTCAACAAGTGGGTCACACATTCTGTGATTGTATTTAGCACTTTaagatgttttattgtcacatacaccggataggtgaCAGAACCTATATGTTCCAGACCAGTGGAGGTAGTGGTTGACacagttccatttattccattccaaccattacatTGAGCCAATCctcttatagctcctcccaccagtgtATAGTTCCTTTATAAATCTATAATAACTACCTTTGATCAGTATCTCCATTGTGTCCTCTCGTTTGCTTTCTGGCTTCTGATCATGAATGACTTTGCCCCTTCAGGTCCCAGGCCAGTACGGGCCCTCAGGCAAAGCAGGATGGGCTgaaagaagaggtggaggaggcctGGAGGAAACTGGAGAGTATCAAGGTGTTGGATGGTCACTCCTATTACGTGTTACTGTTTAAGACACTTTGTTGTTTCCTGCGGTAGTTTTAGCCTCTTACATACATACTGTTGATATGGCTATTCATTCTCTACAGGATCAGTACTCTGCAGATCTCTATCACTTTGCCACTAAAGAAGAGGCCTATGCCAACTACTTCATTCGTGTGAGTGTGGCCCGCTAATTGTCCTCTCTTTCAAGTTGTGTTTTACTTTTGTTAATTATCATGTGCTATTAGGAATTCAATTTGATAAGTGCCTGGTTTGTGCCCTCTCAGCTGCTGGAACTACAAGCAGAACATCATAAGAATTCCCATGACTTCCTGGAACGAAACATCACTGAGCTAAAAGAAAGCCACAATCAAACAggtgaatagtgtgtgtgtgtgtgtgtgtgtgtgtgtgtgtgtgtgtgtgtgtgtgtgtgtgtgcgtgtgtgcgtgtgtgcgtgcgtgcgtgcgtgcgtgcgtgcatgtatgtgtatgtgtatgtgtgcgtgcgtatgtatgtatgtatgtatgtatgtatgtacagtaccagtgaaaagtttggagacaactactcattccagggttttccactaaataaatgcttcacagagttcaagaaacagacacatctcaaaatcaactgttcagaagacactgtgtgaatcaggccttcatggtcgaatgtctgcaaagaaaccactactcaaggacaccaataataataagagacttgcttgggccaagaaacacgagcaatggacattagtccggtggaaatctgtcctttggtctgatgagtccaaatattatatttttggtgtctttgtgagatgcagagtaggtgaacggattatctctgcatgtgtggttcccaccatccatgaagcatggagggggaggtgtgatgacgtgggggtgctttgctggtgacactgtcagtgatttatttagaattcaaggcacacttaaccagcatggctaccacagcattctgcagtgatacaccatcccatctggtttgcgcttagtgggactatcatttgtttttcaacaggacaatggcccaaaacacacttccaggctgtgtaagggctatttgaccaagaaggagagtgctgcatcagatgacctggcctccacaatcacccgacctcaacccaattgagatggtttgggatgggttggaccgcagagtgaaggaaaagccgccacaagtgttcagcatatgtgggaactccttcaagattgttggaaaagcattcttcatgaagttggttgagagaatgccaaaagtatgcaaagctgtcattaagtcaaagggtggctgctttgaagaatatttgtttaacacttttttgtttactacatgatttcatgtgtgttatttcatagttttgatgtctttactattattctacaatgtagaaaatagtcaaataaagaaaaacccttgaataagtaggtgtgtatgtgtgtgaatgtatgtgtgtgtttgtgtgtgtgtgtgtgtgtgtgtgtgtgtgtgtgtgtgtgtgtgtgtgtgtgtgtgtgtgtgtgtgtgtgtgtgtgtgtgtgtgtgtgtgagtatgtgtacagtatgtgtgtttgcaGTTACAATACCCAGGCTTACTTACTGTACATAGGTAACTCACCCTATCCAATGTGTTGCTCCCACCTGCCTACAGTAGTATTTGTCCAGTGTATCACCAGTATGTGTTACCACAGACTCCCAGAAGAACAACTCTAGGGGGAAGGTATACGGGGAGCCCCTGCTGACTCACCTGTATGACAGCGGCAGGGAGATCGCTGTTCCCATCCAGGAGTGTGTTCACATGCTGCTGCACACCGGcatgagggaggaggtgaggactgaAATTATTAATCTACTACATGGTATTCATGTGAATGGGATTTAATTAATTAACTAGCCAGTCTACGATAATGCCCTCCTGGATAAAAttggtctctatctctctccctccatctctctctcagggtctgttTCGTCTGGCGGCAGCAGCCTCGGTAGTGAAGAGACTGAAGAGCAGTCTGGATGGAGGAGTCATGAACCACAGCGAGTTCACTGACCCTCACGCAGTCGCAGGTCAGAGAGAATGTCCCTGTTGAAACTACTTCTTATTCAAGGTTTTCAAGTTTCAAATGTGTTTACTTGACAGTACAACAACACGTAGGCATTAAGCAGCATCTTCTATTTTTTCAATGTAGGGGCTTTGAAAAGCTACCTGAGAGAGCTGCCTGAACCTCTCATGACCTTTGAACTCTACAATGATTGGTTTCAAGCAGCAGGGTAAGGTCCTTGATTGGTCTACATCTTAGAAGCATACAGTTTATAGTGTCTTTATATAATTTCTCTCTCCTCATAAAACGTCTCTCTGCCTGTCCCCGTCATTATTTAGGGAGAAAGAATTGACAGACAAACTTGAGCAGTTTAAAATTGTGCTGAAGAAGTTACCATCAGAAAACTACAACAACCTCCGGTACATAGCTCTCTCAGATcttgaccagtggaggctgctgaggggaggattgCTCATAATAATGtatggaacggagcaaatggaattgcaacaaaccatgtgtttgatgtatctGATACCATTCTACTCAATTTGGCTCCAGcgattaccatgagcccgtcctccccaattaaggtgtcaccaacctcctgtgatcttGAAAGATTCCTGTGTGAAGTTATAAACACTCAAGAATGATGCAGGGTGCGTGATGATTGTGAACATCTtcctatctgcctctctctctctgtctccatctcgctctctctgtttctctctctctcctctcccctctattaGGTACCTGGTACAGTTCCTGTCATGTCTGTCAGAGCAGCAGGCAGTTAACAGGATGAGTCCCAGTAACATTGCCATAGTACTGGGTCCCAATCTGTTGTGGCCTCACATGGAGGGGTGGGTACTACTGacatggtgacagagagaggaaactgAACCACACtgtctagctatctgtctgtcataataGCCTTATGTCTAAGTGTTGTTCCTGATGTCACTTTCTGTTGTTACTAATCTGATTAGGTCTGTGTTATTTAGTAGTTGACTTTAAcctcttttctttctccctccctctctctttgtcttacTTCAATTTTCCTCTCCTCCGTCCAATTCTATTCTTGCATCTATTTtcctctattttcctctctctctcagggaggcAGCGTTGTTGGACATGGCGTCTGCCTCCTCTGTCCAGGTCGTGGCGGTGGTTGAGCCTCTCATAAAATACTCCAGCAGCCTGTTTCCAGAAGGTACAGTACCACCTTCAATGTTCTGTTTACTTGTGTTCCGGGGAGGAGT encodes the following:
- the LOC112258713 gene encoding SH3 domain-binding protein 1 isoform X2; amino-acid sequence: MLKSFNLLKQLGSVGKSQDATDLLTEDLVMVEQRVEPAKKAAQVIHKKLLGCLQSQLGLDTERRMKKLPLMLLSVSMAESFKDFDADSSIRKVLEMCCFMENHLAKTLAEFELKLEKEVLEPLNKLSEEDLPEILKNKKQFAKLTMDWHNALNKSQASTGPQAKQDGLKEEVEEAWRKLESIKDQYSADLYHFATKEEAYANYFIRLLELQAEHHKNSHDFLERNITELKESHNQTDSQKNNSRGKVYGEPLLTHLYDSGREIAVPIQECVHMLLHTGMREEGLFRLAAAASVVKRLKSSLDGGVMNHSEFTDPHAVAGALKSYLRELPEPLMTFELYNDWFQAAGYLVQFLSCLSEQQAVNRMSPSNIAIVLGPNLLWPHMEGEAALLDMASASSVQVVAVVEPLIKYSSSLFPEEVDFEIPDLPGVSDLTLLEPEPSESGKENLARTTSSSSLCSSSTPSHPSLCKTISSGSQNSGGLFILKSGSFVHRTTTWGNSASDPPSSTPLTRTSVQTQSTFPISSPTLVHNTSPLPSPKLSPGPTLVPSPPPVPVCSPTQKQSPESESLEPILEAPPDSPKAILTITSSYKPRSSFFQHKRSIPGKEQVVATYSRPSTPAPPAPAEAPKTQPHPAPKPLAPVLKKAPNKKGAIRPPQIPPPKPPVLVSKQVTSIAQ
- the LOC112258713 gene encoding SH3 domain-binding protein 1 isoform X1, with amino-acid sequence MLKSFNLLKQLGSVGKSQDATDLLTEDLVMVEQRVEPAKKAAQVIHKKLLGCLQSQLGLDTERRMKKLPLMLLSVSMAESFKDFDADSSIRKVLEMCCFMENHLAKTLAEFELKLEKEVLEPLNKLSEEDLPEILKNKKQFAKLTMDWHNALNKSQASTGPQAKQDGLKEEVEEAWRKLESIKDQYSADLYHFATKEEAYANYFIRLLELQAEHHKNSHDFLERNITELKESHNQTDSQKNNSRGKVYGEPLLTHLYDSGREIAVPIQECVHMLLHTGMREEGLFRLAAAASVVKRLKSSLDGGVMNHSEFTDPHAVAGALKSYLRELPEPLMTFELYNDWFQAAGEKELTDKLEQFKIVLKKLPSENYNNLRYLVQFLSCLSEQQAVNRMSPSNIAIVLGPNLLWPHMEGEAALLDMASASSVQVVAVVEPLIKYSSSLFPEEVDFEIPDLPGVSDLTLLEPEPSESGKENLARTTSSSSLCSSSTPSHPSLCKTISSGSQNSGGLFILKSGSFVHRTTTWGNSASDPPSSTPLTRTSVQTQSTFPISSPTLVHNTSPLPSPKLSPGPTLVPSPPPVPVCSPTQKQSPESESLEPILEAPPDSPKAILTITSSYKPRSSFFQHKRSIPGKEQVVATYSRPSTPAPPAPAEAPKTQPHPAPKPLAPVLKKAPNKKGAIRPPQIPPPKPPVLVSKQVTSIAQ